In Girardinichthys multiradiatus isolate DD_20200921_A chromosome 18, DD_fGirMul_XY1, whole genome shotgun sequence, a single window of DNA contains:
- the LOC124884120 gene encoding lissencephaly-1 homolog has product MVLSQRQRDELNRAIADYLRSNGYEEAYSTFKKEAELDNNEELDKKYAGLLEKKWTSVIRLQKKVMELESKLNEAKEEITLGGPVSQKRDPKEWIPRPPERYALSGHRSPVTRVIFHPVFSVMVSASEDATIKVWDYETGDFERTLKGHTDSVQDISFDQTGKLLASCSADMTIKLWDFQGFECIRTMHGHDHNVSSVAIMPNGDHIVSASRDKTIKMWEVATGYCMKTFTGHREWVRMVRPNQDGTLIASCSNDQTVRVWVVATKECKAELREHEHVVECISWAPESACPTILDATGSETKKSGKSGPFLLSGSRDKTIKMWDVSTGMCLMTLVGHDNWVRGILFHPGGKFIVSCADDKTLRIWDYKNKRCMKTLGAHEHFVTSLDFHKAAPFVVTGSVDQTVKVWECR; this is encoded by the exons ATGGTGCTGTCACAACGGCAACGAGACGAACT AAATCGAGCAATAGCCGATTATCTACGTTCCAATGGATATGAAGAGGCATATTCCACTTTTAAGAAGGAAGCAGAGTTAGATAAC AATGAAGAACTGGATAAGAAGTATGCTGGCCTTTTGGAAAAGAAATGGACCTCAGTCATCAGATTACAAAAGAAG GTGATGGAACTTGAATCTAAATTGAATGAAGCTAAAGAGGAAATCACCCTGGGTGGCCCTGTAAGTCAGAAGCGTGACCCCAAAGAGTGGATCCCTCGTCCTCCCGAACGATACGCGCTGAGTGGCCACCGCAGTCCCGTCACCCGCGTCATCTTCCACCCGGTCTTCAGCGTCATGGTGTCGGCCTCTGAGGACGCAACAATAAAG GTGTGGGACTATGAGACAGGGGACTTTGAACGCACGCTGAAAGGCCACACCGATTCGGTGCAGGACATCTCATTTGACCAGACTGGCAAGCTGCTCGCATCCTGCTCCGCAGACATGACTATCAAGCTGTGGGACTTCCAAGGCTTTGAGTGTATCAGGACCATGCACG gtcaCGACCACAATGTTTCATCTGTAGCCATCATGCCCAACGGAGATCACATTGTTTCTGCTTCGAGGGACAAAACTATTAAAATGTGGGAGGTGGCAACTGg CTACTGCATGAAGACCTTTACGGGCCACAGGGAGTGGGTTCGTATGGTGCGGCCCAACCAGGACGGCACGCTGATTGCCAGCTGCTCCAACGACCAGACCGTCCGTGTTTGGGTGGTGGCCACCAAAGAATGCAAGGCGGAGCTGCGGGAGCATGAACATGTGGTGGAATGCATCTCCTGGGCTCCAGAGAGCGCTTGTCCCACCATCCTAGACGCCACAGGCTCTGAG ACCAAGAAGAGTGGAAAGTCTGGGCCGTTTCTCCTGTCTGGCTCCAGAGACAAAACTATAAAGATGTGGGATGTAAGCACTGGGATGTGCCTTATGACACTG GTTGGACATGATAACTGGGTGCGTGGCATCCTCTTCCACCCCGGAGGCAAGTTTATAGTGAGCTGTGCAGATGACAAGACCTTGAGGATCTGGGACTACAAGAACAAGCGCTGCATGAAGACCCTGGGTGCCCATGAACACTTTGTTACCTCTCTGG ATTTCCACAAGGCTGCTCCCTTCGTGGTCACTGGCAGCGTAGATCAAACAGTAAAAGTATGGGAGTGTCGCTGA